A segment of the Corvus hawaiiensis isolate bCorHaw1 chromosome 16, bCorHaw1.pri.cur, whole genome shotgun sequence genome:
AACTACAGAAGCATTGGCACTCCGTGATACAGACCATCCACAGCAACGCAAATGTGGGTCTGGAttgtaattttatatatttataatgcTGCTCCTTTCATAGCTATCAGGATAACATACCCTGATTTATTTAAATGCGCTCCCTATTTTTGAAGTGAATGCTGTGAGGCCTATGGGAAGGCCTGTCCTCCCACGCCTTCAGTCAAGATAAAGGGAGGCCTGGTTCtgcatttttgtgttttactggCATAACTCTTTGAGATGATAGAGTGGCATTTTAGTGAAATGGTTGTACTGCTATAAAAATAACTAAACTACAATACATTTCCTTATCGATAAAATACCAAAACTAGGATATATGTTTCCTTAAGGGAAGGGAAACTACTGCAGTAAAATTCCAGAGTATAGCTATGACTGCCTctgtaaaaagatttttttttttactagtaGTGTTACTAAATTCTTAACAAGTCTCTGATACAGACATGCCTGCACTGTACTTAGATTCAACAGGTGAGCAGGTTGCAGATATTACTAAGCCATGGATAAAAGAAAattgataatttttaaatgttgcagattttttaaattaacaaattCTCAAATAGTTCAAAACAATGGTTGCAGAGACCCCAGTGAAAACTGCAGCTAGACTGActtatttttttacttgttttcagattgggttttttgtggatttgttgttttttatgaTTTGTGCAAGAATAGAACTGGGGAGTCCAAGAGAAACATGTTGGTAGAATTATATTTGCTCTGAAGTTATCTAAATTTGCAGCAAGTCCCCATGCTTTTGAAACAAAGAGGCAACAGCTGCTCCCTATTCCAGCTGTAGACTGGCAAAAGAGCTATCTTACCTGTAGTTCACTGCAGTGGCAGTGATCTGTGAAATGCATCTGtgacaagagagaaaaaaagtctgaaatgtttttctttcatctgcagGTTGTTGCCTTTATGAATTCCCGCGTTGGCCAATATTTAGATGACCATCCTTTTGTTGCCTTATCACTCCTGATGTTTGTTGCAGTGTCAGCTATTCCCGTTgcatttttcctggtttttgttGTTACAACAGCTGTAATGGCCTGTATTGGTGTGATAGTCATGGAAGGTACTGTATGCATTCATGTGTGTACTTAGCTATTCCCTTTTAAGGCACgttatcttttccttttctcttcttccctctggAAGTCTGAGTCCAAGCAATTGAGGATTTCTGTGTGTAGTCCTCAGGTCTCAGCAGTAGTAAAACTCTTAATAGAAGAATAGTAATCTGATTAAGTGTAGTTTATAGAGGGGAAATcctattttcctttctaatcTCAGCCACCAGGATATGCCTAAACCAGTTATCTTGAGCATGCATAGCTTTTATAGAAGTTAGCCAGATGATTGAGGAAGATTGTTTTCCCAAATGGTTTGAGATTGGGGTTATGGTAGAATATCAACTCTTCTAATTTGTACatagactttttaaaataacaaactgTTGTTGTTTTATTAGGTGTTGTCATAGCCATAGGTGGCATAGCCCTTCTCTGTGTGCTGTGTGGCCTGGGAGCACTGTCCCTGGGAGTTTCTGGAGTGCTGAGTGTTTCTTACGTTGCACTTTCAACTCTGGTCAACTACTGGTGTGCATCAAGGTGAGTATGGATGTCTTAATCCATGCTTGGATTTCAAACTCTGCAACTGTACTATTGCATtcattgcttcatttttttctaattgagCCACTGTTGCTTAGTTTAACAATGGCTCTTGAATGCTTTGAATCTTGGGCTACCTTCGTGGCTTAATACGCAGCCTACAGGTGTCTGATCATCAATAGCTATTCTAATGAGTGTTAATACATGCCCTGTTTCCTaggtgggaaggaggaaataTAAATGGTCTTTAAATGTGAATGTGCTAACACAGCATGACATCAGGCAGTAAAATACAACTTTGTCTCACTCCAGTGTGTTGctttaaatgtcattaaaacCCATTGCCAAGTTGAATTTTGTGTAGGGGATGAATGTTTTACAGTTTTTCCTGCATGATGACCCAGCTATCTCTGCTTACCTGCATTTGTAGAGTAAGGCACCAAAATCAGTTGTAGATTTGGGATAGGCAGAGGAGTATGTAAAAGGGACAGTATGGTCAAAATAGAAAGAGCAGGGGTTGTAGGATAGTTTTGTAGGTGCAGGGTGCCAGTTGTGCCTCCCAGGACTTTGGGGTCTATTTCAGTCAGCATTGCCTCAgccaggcagctgggagcaggaggcagcagcaggctgtgctggagtGCCACCTGTGGCCCCCTGAAATATCTGCCAGGGAAGGAACCACAGTAATCActgaggcagagggaagagcaaggagaaaaactgcagctgctcccttttAGATTTTCTCAGTTTGCTTCTTCAGCAcagctgtgtttgcacagcTCTCAAAGACACACAAAGCTGCCTGAGATGGCACCAGGGGGACAAAAGCATGGTGCAAGGCCCAGTGTGCTCACACTTGCTCCTGGGCATGCTGCCAGGTCCACAACATTGCCCACCAGTTCCAGAAGACTTCCATTTTCCATAGCATATCCAAGCACACAACCCAACCTGCACACCAGCCCTGTTGACCTACAGCTTTGATGGTAAAACAGATAATACCATCTATTTTTGTGTTCCTCTGTCTTCTGAAAGAAGCTTAGGTAGACCAGCAGCAGATACAAACCTGTCTGAGACATCTCACATTGCTCAGCTTTTTTGAGCAAAAAGTTAAAGGACAATAATCTTAGAGAAGAACAGCCTATAAAACCATTCTTTTCTCATGTCTGCAGGGATCAGATAAGGAAGCCAGATGTTAATGGAAGCTTGCCACAGAAGAAGCCTGGCTTGGATCTTTCTGCCAATGCTGCAAAGAGTGAATAAGTGGGTTTCTCCCACTTCATAGGCACTTAGCTGTACAATTCCAGCCTTTGCTATGTAATTGTTTACTCCTTGAGCATTGAACCATTGTGTACTGCTGGAAACTGAGAAAAACCAATATACACCTTACACTGGCACTGTTAAAGGGATGTTAAGAATAATAATGCAGCAGTGCATTGCAATAGTAAGTGTATGTGCATGATGGAATGTTCCATAGAGTTTGGTAAAGGGATGCAATAATAATTGTTAATAACTGTTGAGTCAGTGGCAAGTAGGTGGACAGAAAGGGGAGGGTGATATTTGATTTCTCAGATACTGGAGTTCTGAATATACTCTGCTTAGTACATAGCAGTGGTCATTTTGATACAGAAGTGCCAAAGTTCAGAACAGTAGAAACATGTTTTGaatgtggaaaaatatttgttagCCTTAACAACCTCTGTTAAAATAGTATGGGTAGCCCCTGCCACTGCTTTATATTTATTATGCAGGGAAAAGTGGGTTTGGTATATGTTAAGTCACGGTCTAAGCTTTTATCTACCCTTAGATGTTATGTTATTCCAAAGggatatttttcttattctgatTGCCTTATCATATCAGGGGTATGCTTAggtcttgcatttttttcctatttgtttaGGTATTTAAATTGCCTGGTTTGCTTTTCAAGTTGTACCTTTGTGTATGTTGTTTAAAGTTCATTCATTTTTGCAagtgctattttatttttaagcattaaGAAGGTATCTAACTACATTAGTTTAATAAAGTGCTGTTTGTTTAACCAGATTGTCTTATTAGTCTGTTTTATTCTACAGTAAAAACAACTTTTTCACATCTCCTTTTAGGAAGGCTACATTTGGAGCTGAGTTTTTCTCCTTGATTAAAGGATTTTATAGGGCAAACATTGCTGAGCCAAAAACTGAAGATTACTCACCTTCTCATGCCTCTAAAGGAAACGCAGGTGTCTAAGGTCTAAATTAGTTTTTACTTAGTTTTGTGTGAACAGGCAGCAGGCTTGACTAAAACACAGACACAAAGCCTACCTGAGCTGTAATGTGCTCCACACAGTAGTGGTGGTAAATAGCTTCAGCCCTTAGGCTGAGCTGGCCCCACACTTGAGCTGTAGAGTGAAATAATCCCCAGAAGACTTCCAGGAGCCCTTTATTTTAATGGCACATTAATTCAGCAAACATTACAAAGCCACATAACCAGCCTTCCCTCAGGCAAGGCTGCTTGCAAGAGCTTTCCAGGGAACACCTCCAAAGACAGAGCAATAAAGCCCTTAGACCTGTCTAAAGTAACAACACTCAAAACCTTTATAGCACAACTTATACATGGATACACAGCTGAATCCTTCTTCCTGAATTTCCTTTAGGCCCTTATCTTCTGCTGAAGGGAAGAGGCATTACTTAACATCAGCAGACTCTAAAATAAGTTAATTCAGTCCCACTCAGAGTCTGACCCCACATGAAccatttccttctgcattttaaatttatttttcattatacaATTCATTCTTGTCATCAACACTTATCAGGAGCTAAAGCTATGACTTCTCAGTGACCTGCAGGTAAATTTGGAGCAgtttctctcctgctgccctgacCTTTGCATGCTTATCAAGCATTTCAAGGCTTCTCACTGTGTCCTTTTCACCAAGAGCTTCTTTTTGTGCTGTGCCATCACTGCAGTGTGGTTTTCAATAGGgagatgctgaagaaaaaactaGGTCAGCATAGAGTAGGTGTTTTTACTGGAGACAGTAAGGCCATCCCTTAAAAGGAGGGCATaggttgttttcttctttaaattattaaacACTGCAGTAGAGCTAAGAAGTTCTTAGCAAGACAGGCTGGGGTGATGCTGCCAAGTCCCCTTTCTCTCAGTTGCTCCCAGCTTCCTGCAGAACAGCACCAACCCCACAAGAAACTGGCAGGAGACTCCCACCCCAGTGGCACCGttcccagccagctcctcaGCCTACTCAGCCCTCACAGACCTGGTTCACGGCCCCTTACTTTAGGCATGAACATGCCTTAATAGGCAACCACCCTGCTGGCCCTACACCCCAAGGGACCTCATACATCCCATGTCTAAGGAGAGTTGGAGCAACCAATTGCAGTAAGAGTTCCTGAAGCAGCTGCTTGAGCTCAGGCTGCAGAGTCAATGCTGCCTCCACTTGCAGCAGGTTCCCTGACTAATTCCTCTGGCTCGTCTTGCAGGACCATCATCCTCACCTCACCCCTGCCCTGTGTCAGAAGAGGGGGACATCTGCCTGAATGCCGGAAAGGAATCTTTTTTACTTGTAAGATGAGCTTAAACTTTCCCAATAACACACTTTAACAGGGGACAGAGGGGCAGCAGCACACatagaggaagagggaaggaatgCATCTGGCTGGGCtttaaagtaaattatttacaaaatagGGAACAAAATCTTGCATTTTCCTTGATTTGAATTAATTACGTGAGTCTTCATTCAAACCACCCCTGCAATGTCCCTAAAGAGCACAACTGAGCCACCCTGAGAGAGCTATAGTTAACCCTCCCAGAGACAGATCTCCTCCTGTGCCACAGCTGAAATCTTTCCCTAGAGAGACAATATCAGCCAGGGGCAGAAACCAGGCAAGAGCAACTTTCTCTTTGACCTAGATGGCTGTCACCATGTGCAACCTCTTTGTCTCACCTCCTCAGGCAGTAAAAATAGTACAGAACACAGAAGTCAAAGAGCAAAACTAAAGCTTGCACTGTTTCCATTACTGAAGGTACCTGAGttattttaaataccttcacTAGTGCAAGTCTGCAGATTCATGTATACAAGATACATGAGAAATATTGTAGCGTATGGGGATGTTAACTAGCATGTTTACATTCACACAACAGTCACTGTAACATTATTTAGTAGACTCCAGCCATCCTAGAGCAAAGGTTCAAACTCCATCAATGAGAAACAGGGAAAACTTCTCTACCTGAATATGCActgagattttttcccccatgccTCAGAACaagaaggatggagagggagaATATTAAGATTAGCCTTGTTTGGGTCAGAAGAGCTAAAGAGCCCATGCAGTTAAGTACACTGTCAAGTACATAAACCCTCTTCAAGCACCACTTATCTGGCTTTTGCAGAAATACTTCATATTCCAGCCAAGTGCTAAGTCAACAAGACTTAAGTATAGCAGGTTGTTTGCTGGACAATAGCTTAAGTAATCATTTCAACCCTAACTTCCATCAGGCTGATGACAGTAACTGACTTGCCATTAAGTAGATCCAATATGAGATTCATTATTTCATTGTGTTTATATTATTATAAATTTTATTAAACACTACCCTAAAGTCTAATAATCATGTTGCTCATGGTCTCTACTCCACACTCTTTGCATGAAATACACATTAATACTTAAAAAATGCAGCCTGAAATCTGTTGCATTAAGAACAGCTCATTAACAATGCCCAAGTGAAGTAGGGGCTGTGGCAGACAAGCCCCAGCCTATGCTGTTTATGCACAGCATGTTTGACAAGGGGCAGGGTTTGGCCACTGACTTGAGCTGAAACCCTGCATACTCAGAACACAGAGCTGGACTTGAGATAATCACTGTCCCCGCTCACACAAAGTTGCCACACAATGTTTAACCTAAGGCTGTTACACTCCTACTGCAACAAAGCGCTTTCACTCTGGCacatgcatttgtattttacaCGTCATTTCCTTGCCTGTGCAAGGCAAGGTGTACCAAATACAAAATAAGAACTGCATGATGAACTGCCTCACCTCAGGTGGGCAGTGTTACATCTGCAGACAAGACAGCTTTAGCTGTACccacactttttttcctcccccagtTTGAGACCCCAAATTACATACTCCTGGTGTCCCTAGTAAGTGGCCAATAGAACTTCCAGCCATCAGAAGgtcagctctggcagcaggaagagTCTGTTCCACTGGTTTTTCTAACGTCCTTCTAGACTACTGTATGCAGAAAAAGGAGGCTtcactctgtatttccttcaaaGACCTTTTGTAAGGATCTGATTCCCATAATCAGGACAAAGGAGTTTTTAACAGTAATGTTTTAACACAAGTGCTGGGTGTTGCTAAACAATTTCAGTAAAGCCAGGTTTTAATTTCCAGGTGCAGTGCAGGGCTCATGTTTacaagagcagctgcaggagctacTCATAACTGCAGATACTGGCACAAAATGGATGTTTAAAAACCCAATTGAATGGAATCACAATTGTGAATAATGATAAGCAATTCAAGAAAGGAAATTGGCTGCAAAGTCCAACAGGAATTTAACGCAGCAGTGGTTTGTTTCAGAACAAAGGCACTCAGGAAATTAAGTATTATAGTCATTGTTAAAGACAAATCTCAACTAAGGAGATATTCCAAGGATGAGCAGCATTGATTTACATAACTAGATGCAGGAGAGGGACTACACAGCAGACAATTCACCGAGTGACTGATCCAAGTTTATTTGGAAATACACACTAACCTACCACATTTACCATGTACGCTCTTCTTTTTAGGCACTTAAGAAAAGCCAGAAATAGCAGCATTGTGGCCAGAGAGAGAACACCAACAGCAGTCATTGCAATGCCAGCCCATGCCTCCTTGCTCAGGAGAGTGCTCCCTGCAAAGCAAGGGGAAAAGCAGTTTGTTTGTGGAGATAGAACTTCACTAAGCCCAAGCAACACCCTCAGCACCACACTGGCTCAGTACCTCGGGCTGCAGACCACTCTTCTGGCACCAGGAGGACAGGGCCCTGCAGGCTTGCCACAGCAGGGTTCACAGCTGCCATCCCACTTTCTACAACAGTAACACAGCACAGTTGAACCCCACAGTGCAGTGGGGTATCTTGGATCAGTGCAAGCTAAAAATCCACCCAGACTTACCTCGCTTGCTTCTAGATGGCCTTGGGCATCTCAGTATGCACAACGGGGAGTCTGGGTGAAAACGGTGAC
Coding sequences within it:
- the LDAF1 gene encoding lipid droplet assembly factor 1 is translated as MGKHRVNVIKEEELAVQKRSGLRINNVSKEMQELQKHWHSVIQTIHSNANVVAFMNSRVGQYLDDHPFVALSLLMFVAVSAIPVAFFLVFVVTTAVMACIGVIVMEGVVIAIGGIALLCVLCGLGALSLGVSGVLSVSYVALSTLVNYWCASRDQIRKPDVNGSLPQKKPGLDLSANAAKSE